The following coding sequences are from one Saccopteryx bilineata isolate mSacBil1 chromosome 3, mSacBil1_pri_phased_curated, whole genome shotgun sequence window:
- the LOC136328926 gene encoding small nuclear ribonucleoprotein E-like yields the protein MAYRSQGQKVQKVMVQPINLIFRYLQNRSRIQVWLYEQVNMRIEGCIIGFDEYMNLVLDDAEEIHSKTKSRKQLGRIMLKGDNITLLQSVCN from the coding sequence ATGGCGTACcgcagccagggccagaaggtgCAGAAGGTGATGGTGCAGCCCATCAACCTCATCTTCAGATACTTGCAAAACAGATCTCGGATTCAGGTGTGGCTTTATGAGCAAGTGAATATGCGGATAGAGGGCTGTATCATTGGTTTTGATGAGTATATGAACCTCGTATTAGATGATGCAGAAGAGATTCATTCTAAAACAAAGTCAAGGAAACAACTAGGTCGGATCATGCTAAAAGGAGATAATATCACTCTGCTTCAAAGTGTCTGCAACTAG